CGGCGCCGGTGGATCGGGGCGCGTCGCCAGGAGGGCGCCTGTTGTCAGGCGGAGCACTCGCATCGTTCGCCGACCGGTCGCCGATGCCGACGGTTCATCGCGCGTACGGACGTGCCCTACCTCCCGCCACGGGGTCGCGTCACCTCACGGCCGAGTCGACGACCTCTGTCAACCCACCGAGAACCGCCGGCAACTGTCCCGTATACACCACCCCCAATCGCTGGGTCGCCCGCGTCAACGCCACGTACAACTCCGCCGCTCCCCGTGGTCCGTCGGCGAGTATCCGTTCGGGCTCCACGACGAGCACGGCGTCGAACTCCAACCCCTTGGTCTCCGACGGTGGCACCGCCCCCGGCACTCCCGGCGGCCCGATGACAACGCTCGTCCCCTCCTCGTTCGCCTCGGAACGCACGAATTCGTCGACAGCAGAGCGGAGTTCGGCATCCGAAACCCGTCGTGCCCACGGCCGCACCCCGCACGCCCGGACCGATTCCGCCGCCTGCACCCCAGGCGCCAGCTCGGCCAGCACTCCCGCCGCGACGTCCATGATCTCGGCGGGCGTCCGGTAGTTCACCGTCAACTGCCGATACACCCACCGTCCGGGCACGTACCGGTCCAGCATGGCCGCCCACGACGTCGCCCCGGCCGGTGACCGCCGCTGCACCAGGTCGCCGACGATGGTGAACGACCGGCTCGGGCACCGCCGCATCAGTACCCGCCAGTCCATCTCCGACAACTCCTGGGCCTCGTCGACGACGACGTGCCGGTAGGTCCAGTCCCGGTCGGCGGCGGCGCGTTCGGCCAGCTCCCGGTTGTCGCGTTCGAGGAAGCGTTCGGCCAGGTCTTCGCCGTAGAGCATGTCCTGGGCGAGCAGGTGGTCCTCGTCGTCCATGAGGTCGGCGCGGTCGACGAGGATGTCCAGGACGCCCGCGGCGTAGGCGGCTTCGGCTTTACGGCGGCGTTCGTCGTCGTCGGTGCGGGTGGGGTCGGGGCCGAGGAGGTCGACGAGTTCGTCGAGGAGGGGGACGTCGGAGATGGTCCAGGCGTCGCCTTCGGGACGGAACAGGGCGGGGTCGGCGCCCGCGGCGCGCAGGCGTTCCTCGGATGAATACAGTTGGGCGAGTAGCTGTTCGGGGGTGAGGATGGGCCACAGCTGGTCCAGGGCGGCGCGGAACGCTTCGTTCTCGGCGAGTTCGGCGGTGAGGTCCTCGCGCAGTTGCTCCCAGGCTTCGCGGTCGTCGCGGGTGAGCCAGCCGTTGCCGATGCGGGCGATCGCGCGTTCGGTGAGCACGTAGGTGACGATCTCGCGGAAGGTCGCCCTGGCCTCGTTGTGCGGCCGGCCGGTGGCGCGGGCCTCCTCCCTGGCCCATTCGGCGGTGGGGGCGTCGATGCGGACGGTGACGTCGTTCAGTTCGATCGGCAGCGGCTGGTCGGGGAGGCGCTGGCGGTCGGCGACGGCGGCGGCGAGCACCTCGAGGATCGACAGCGCACCCTTGAGGCGGGCGGCGTCGGGGGTGTCCTCGGCGGTGACGTGCAGACCCGGGACGAAGGAGCCGGGCGTGGCGAAGACGACGTTGGATTCGCCGAGGGAGGGGAGCACGCGGTCGATGTGGTGGAGGAAGGCCGGGTTGGGGCCGACGACCAGCACGCCGTTGCGTTCCATCTGCGCGCGCTGGGTGTAAAGCAGGTAGGCGACGCGGTGCAGGGCGACGACGGTCTTGCCGGTGCCGGGACCGCCTTCGATCACCAGGACGCCGGGGTGGTCCAGGCGGATGATCTCGTCCTGTTCGGCCTGGATGGTGGCGACGATGTCGCGCATACCCGCGCCGCGCGGGGCGTTCACCGCGGCGAGCAGGGCCGCGTCGGCGCTCTCGTCGCCGCCCGGGCGGCCGAGGACCTCGTCGGTGAAGGAGACGATCTGCCTGCCGCGGGTGTGGAACTGGCGGCGGCGGCGCATGTTCTCCGGGTTGGCGGCGGTGGCGACGTAGAAGGGGCGGGCGGCGGGGGCTCGCCAGTCGAGCAGCAGGGGTTCGAACTCGTCGTCCTCGTCGTAGAGGCCGATGCGGCCGATGTAGTGGCGTTCGCCGGTGACGGCGTCCAGGCGGCCGAAGCACAGGCCGTCGTCGGCCACGCCGAGGCGCTTGACCTCCCTGGCGAGGGTGCGGACTTCCACGTCCCGCTCCATCGGTGAGTTGCCGGTGCCGCGCAGGGCGGCCCGGTAACGGCGTTCGGCCCGGGCGCGCTCAGCGTCCAGGCGGGTGTGGAGCCCGGCGACGTAGTCGCGCTCGGACCGCAATTCCTCGTCGTATCCCTGATGCATACGCCCCTCACTTTCCCGGTGGTGACTCCGGCTGGACTTCGTCGTGCAGCGGCGTCGCGGCCTCGTGCCGCATCTCCCATTCCCGCAGGTTCTGACCTCGGCCAGCGATTGTGCGGCATGACCGGGGTCTTGCCGCAAGGCCCCCGGTGCGCTATATGTTGAAAGTGGAAAGGAGTCGATCGCTCTCCTTCCCTTCTCGATTCCCCCTCTCGATTCCCCTCTTCTCGATTTCCCGCTGATTCCGCCAGGTTTTCTGGGCCCGGGTCGGTGCGTGCTCGGACGGCTATCCTGCACTGCATGAGCGACCTGCGCTGCATGAGCGACGCGAGCGGGTTCGATCCGCGGGCGGAAGTCGAGGCGGTGCACCGCCTGCTGGCCACCTGGCTGGGGACCGACGCGGACCCGCAGGTGCTGGACGATTTCCTCGCCACCCAGCACGAGGATTTCTCGATGGTGACCGTCGACGGCGCGGTGCTGGGCAAGAAGGAGTTACGGAACGGGCTGCGCGGCGCGCGGAACAGTCTGCCCGGCTTGGTGATCGAGATCTCCGATGTCGAAATGGTCTGGCGGGCGGGCGGTCTGGTGGTTGTCCGGTTCGTGGAGGGGCATCGGAGCGGTGGCGCGGTGGAGTTCCGGCGCACCACCGCTGTCCTGGCCGCCGATCCGGGACGGCGGGATCGGTGGCTGGCACTGCAGGAGACCGCGATCGCGCCGCGGGCGGAACGCGCATGATCGGCGGGGGATCGGTTCGCGTGAGACAGGCTGCGCGCCTCGGTATTCCGGTACTCGTCGCGACGATGATCGCCGCCGGCCCCGGCCTCGCGACCGCCGCACCGGCTACTCCCGACGTGGGACCGGCGGGCACCGCACTGATCCACGGTGACCTCGCCTCCACCGACTCCACCCCGCACCCCGGCCCCGGGCCGAGCGGTCGGCTGACGGCGTCCTCGGTGCCGGGCGGGGCGTGCAGTGCGGTGTTCGTCGGGTCCGACGGGATGCCGGTGGCGTTGTGCACCGCGTTCGTGAACCTCGCGCCGCCCGACGTCGCCGTGCCCACCGTGCAACTGTTCGATCCCGCGACCGCCGCGCCGCTCGCGTCACTGCCGCTGACGAAGGGGGGACTGCTCGGCGGCGTCTACGGCTACCTCGACAGCCGCGACCGCGTGGTGGTCGCCGACGGATCGGGCTCGATCACCAAGGTCGCGCATCGACGCGACGCGGACGGCCGGTGGACGCTGTTCGCCGACGAGAGAATCGACGTGGCCCGGCACATTCCGGAGGGCGACGCCATCACGTCGGTGGCCCCGGACTTCCAGGGCCGGATCTGGTTCGCCACCACCGAGGGTGTGGTCGGCACGGTGGACACGGCCGGACGTGTCGGCGTCACCCGGCTGCCCGACGGCGAGAAGCTCACCAACGGGCTCAGCATCCGCCGCGACGGCGCCTCGGTTCTCACCGCCCGCGCCCTCTACGAGATGCGCGCCGACGACACCGGCACCCCGGTGGTGCGATGGCGTCGCGACTACGCCGCGGGCGCCGCGCGCAAACCCGGCCAGCTCGCGCCCGGCTCCGGCACCACCCCCACCTACTTCGGGCCGGACGACTCCTGGGTGGCGATCGTCGACGACGCCGAACGGCCCGAGTTGCTGGTCTTCCGCGCCGACGACGGAGCGCCGGTGTGCCGGATGCCCGCCTTCGAGACCTCCGGCCAGGGCACCGAGAACTCGCCGATGGCGTGGGGCACGTCGCTGGTCGTTCCCAGCACCTACGGATTCGCCTACCCGCCGATGGCGACCTCCGGTCCGAGCGATCCGCCGAACGCCACCTTCGTCGGTGGGATGACCCGCATCGACGTCACCGAGTCCGGCTGCCATCGCGTCTGGGAGAGCACCGACCGGATGGCGTCGCTGCCGCGGCTCTCCCGCGCCGACGGACTCATCCACGGCCTCGCCTACGGCCCGGCCGGGCCCGTCCAGCAGCTCGGCCCGGTCTATTACACCGCCGTCGACTTCCACACCGGCGAGCGCCGCGCCCACCGACAGGTCGGCTTCGCCCCGCTCGACGAGCCGCTGCAACTCACCGGCACCATCGCCCCCGACGGGTCGTACTGGCAGGCGACGATCGGACGCATGCTGAAGATCACGGGCTGACCGAAAGGCCGTCCGCGATCGCCGAGCGCTTGTTCCCGTCGATCAGCGGATGGCCGCGCGCTCGTCAGGTCGTTGGTCGCTCGGGTACGCGGCTGCCGTAGTGGGAGACGAGCGAAGGAGGCGACCGTGACGCAGGCGATGGAGATGCTGGAGACCTTTCCCGCCGACCTCGGTCCGGACAAGCAGGCGCTGGCGGACTGCATCGAGGAGTGTTTCAGCTGTGCTCAGGCGTGCACGGCGTGCGCGGACGCGTGTGTGAGCGAGCCGGACGCGGGGGAGTTGGTGCGCTGCATCGGGGTGACCATGAACTGCGCGGAGGTGTGTGATGCGACCGGGCGGGTGCTGTCACGGCATTCGGGGCGGGATCGGTCGCTGGTGACGGCGTTGCTGCGTGCCTGCGTGCAGGCGTGCGCGACCTGCGCCGACGAGTGCGCCAAGCACAGCGAGCACCACGAGCACTGCCGGGTGTGCGCGCAGACCTGTCGCCGGTGCCGTCGCGCCTGTGCCGCGTTGCTGAACTAGGCCCCACCCGGGGTGGGGTTTCCCGCCACCTCGGGGGAGGGGAAACCAGCACCGGAGGGTCTGCCGGGGCGGGCGCGGGTCCGGGAGAGTGGGACATCTCCCCTTCAGGAACCGGAGCCCGCCATGAGTCAGCCTCGCATCCTCGCCGCCGCGGCGGAGCGGCGCGTCACGGTCACCACCGACGACGGGGTGGCGCTGGCCGTCCGCGAGTACGGGCCGCGCGACGCCGAACTGACCGTCGTCCTCGTGCACGGGCACTGCCTGCGTTCTGAGTCGTGGACCGCGGTGCGCGACGAGCTGCTGCGCCGCCACCCGCACGCCCGCGTGCTCTGCTACGACCATCGCGGCCACGGTGACTCCGCCGCCGCGCCCCGTCACACCTACCAGCTCGACCGGCTCGCCCGCGATCTGCGCGCGGTGCTCGACACGCTGGTGCCGGTCGGCCCGGTCGTGCTGGCCGGCCACTCGATGGGCGGGATGACGGTGCTGACCTACGCCGGCCGGTATCCGCGCGAGATCGGCACCCGGGTGGTGGGTGTCGCGCTGCTGGCGACGGCGGCGAGCGGGATCGCCGACGCGGGGTTCGGGCGGCTGCTGCGCAACCCGGTGGTGTCGGCGTTCCAGTGGGCGGTGCGGCGCGCGCCGCGGCTGATGCAGCGGGCGAAACTGCTGGCCTGCAAGCTTTTCGCGCCGGTGATCCGTACCGCCGAGTTCGGTGATCGCGCGGTCAGCCCGCAGGTGCTCGCCCTGGCGAACGCGATGCACAACGAGACCTCGATCGTCACGATGGCGAGCTTCCTCAGCGCGTTCATGAGCTACGACCGCACCGACGCGCTGCCGGTGCTCTCCGCGGTGCCGACGGTGGTGCTGTGCGGTTCGGCGGATCTGATGACCCCGCCCGCGCATTCGGTGGCGATGGCGGCGGCGGTCGAATACTCGGACCTGGTCATCGTCGACGGCGCCGGGCATTCGGTGATCCTCGAGGAGCCGGGTCAGGTGGCCGAGGTGCTCGGGCGCCTGCTGGTCCGCGCGGGCAACCGGTCGGCCGCCTACTCGCTCGCGGCCTGAGCGACGGCGGCGGCACGCGGGCTCGTCCGGCTGAATTGGCATCGGGCACGGTCCCGGACCGGTTGGGCGCTGCCGGAGGGGTCGATGGGCACATCCGCCCTCGTTCCTCGGCCGTCCTGCACAGGTCGAGTTCGCGACGGGTGAACAGCCCCGCTGCCCGCTTCGCGTCGACCGCGCGGCGAAACAGTCGTAGTTTCGATGGGGTGACTGTTCCGACAGATCTGCCCACCACCGCCGGTGAACTGCGCGCGGCGGGCTACCAGCCCCGCGGGGTGAAGACCGAGATCCGCGAGAACCTGCTGGCGTTGCTGGCCTCCGGTGGTGAGCCGTGGCCGGGCATCGTCGGGTTCGACCGCACCGTGTTGCCGCAGCTCGAGCGGGCGCTGCTGGCGGGCCACGACGTGGTGTTGCTGGGCGAGCGCGGCCAGGGCAAGACCCGGCTGCTGCGCACGCTGGCCGGGTTGCTCGACGAGTGGACGCCGGTGATCGCCGGGACCGAACTGGGCGAGCACCCGCTGGATCCGATCACGCCCGCCGGCCGCAGGCTGGCCGCCGAACTGGGCGACGACCTGCCGGTGGCCTGGCGGCACCGGTCCGAGCGCTATGCCGAGAAGCTGGCCACCCCCGACACGTCCGTCGGTGACCTGATCGGTGACGTCGACCCGGTGAAGGTGGCCGAGGGCCGCAGCCTCGGCGACCCCGAGACCATCCACTTCGGCCTGGTGCCGCGCGCCCACCGCGGCATCGTCGCCGTCAACGAGCTGCCCGACCTGGCCGAGCGGATCCAGGTCGCGCTGCTCAACGTGATGGAGGAGCGCGACATCCAGGTCCGCGGCTACACCCTGCGGCTGCCGTTGGACGTGTTGCTCGTCGCCACCGCCAACCCCGAGGACTACACCAACCGCGGCCGCATCATCACCCCGCTCAAGGACCGCTTCGGCGCCGAGATCCGCACCCACTATCCGCTGGACATGCGCGCGGAGATGGATTTGGTGCGCCAGGAAGCCGATCTGGTCGCCGAGGTCGGCGATCCGCTGATCGAGGTGCTGGCTCGG
This sequence is a window from Nocardia farcinica. Protein-coding genes within it:
- the helR gene encoding RNA polymerase recycling motor ATPase HelR; amino-acid sequence: MHQGYDEELRSERDYVAGLHTRLDAERARAERRYRAALRGTGNSPMERDVEVRTLAREVKRLGVADDGLCFGRLDAVTGERHYIGRIGLYDEDDEFEPLLLDWRAPAARPFYVATAANPENMRRRRQFHTRGRQIVSFTDEVLGRPGGDESADAALLAAVNAPRGAGMRDIVATIQAEQDEIIRLDHPGVLVIEGGPGTGKTVVALHRVAYLLYTQRAQMERNGVLVVGPNPAFLHHIDRVLPSLGESNVVFATPGSFVPGLHVTAEDTPDAARLKGALSILEVLAAAVADRQRLPDQPLPIELNDVTVRIDAPTAEWAREEARATGRPHNEARATFREIVTYVLTERAIARIGNGWLTRDDREAWEQLREDLTAELAENEAFRAALDQLWPILTPEQLLAQLYSSEERLRAAGADPALFRPEGDAWTISDVPLLDELVDLLGPDPTRTDDDERRRKAEAAYAAGVLDILVDRADLMDDEDHLLAQDMLYGEDLAERFLERDNRELAERAAADRDWTYRHVVVDEAQELSEMDWRVLMRRCPSRSFTIVGDLVQRRSPAGATSWAAMLDRYVPGRWVYRQLTVNYRTPAEIMDVAAGVLAELAPGVQAAESVRACGVRPWARRVSDAELRSAVDEFVRSEANEEGTSVVIGPPGVPGAVPPSETKGLEFDAVLVVEPERILADGPRGAAELYVALTRATQRLGVVYTGQLPAVLGGLTEVVDSAVR
- a CDS encoding four-helix bundle copper-binding protein, coding for MTQAMEMLETFPADLGPDKQALADCIEECFSCAQACTACADACVSEPDAGELVRCIGVTMNCAEVCDATGRVLSRHSGRDRSLVTALLRACVQACATCADECAKHSEHHEHCRVCAQTCRRCRRACAALLN
- a CDS encoding alpha/beta fold hydrolase, yielding MSQPRILAAAAERRVTVTTDDGVALAVREYGPRDAELTVVLVHGHCLRSESWTAVRDELLRRHPHARVLCYDHRGHGDSAAAPRHTYQLDRLARDLRAVLDTLVPVGPVVLAGHSMGGMTVLTYAGRYPREIGTRVVGVALLATAASGIADAGFGRLLRNPVVSAFQWAVRRAPRLMQRAKLLACKLFAPVIRTAEFGDRAVSPQVLALANAMHNETSIVTMASFLSAFMSYDRTDALPVLSAVPTVVLCGSADLMTPPAHSVAMAAAVEYSDLVIVDGAGHSVILEEPGQVAEVLGRLLVRAGNRSAAYSLAA
- a CDS encoding sigma 54-interacting transcriptional regulator — its product is MTVPTDLPTTAGELRAAGYQPRGVKTEIRENLLALLASGGEPWPGIVGFDRTVLPQLERALLAGHDVVLLGERGQGKTRLLRTLAGLLDEWTPVIAGTELGEHPLDPITPAGRRLAAELGDDLPVAWRHRSERYAEKLATPDTSVGDLIGDVDPVKVAEGRSLGDPETIHFGLVPRAHRGIVAVNELPDLAERIQVALLNVMEERDIQVRGYTLRLPLDVLLVATANPEDYTNRGRIITPLKDRFGAEIRTHYPLDMRAEMDLVRQEADLVAEVGDPLIEVLARFVRHLRDSSAIDQRSGVSARFAVAAAETLAAAALRRSALTGEYPAVARPVDLEAVPAVLRGKLEFESGEEGREQEHLTHLLRRSFAETARDRLGGLDLRPLVAAVADGHLVTTGERVPGAEVLAALPELPVLHEVADRLGAGTDGPPARIASAVEFALESLYLAREIAKDSDGGTAVYGRS